The Coffea arabica cultivar ET-39 chromosome 4e, Coffea Arabica ET-39 HiFi, whole genome shotgun sequence genome includes a window with the following:
- the LOC113741744 gene encoding protein NRT1/ PTR FAMILY 2.11-like produces MGIKSPMDDTKLKEKDTCVKKDKVDTGVKKDEVKYRGIKAMPFIIGNETFEKLGTVGTISNMLVYLTTVFNMSTIGATNLINIFYGTCNFGTLIGAFFSDTYFGRYNTIGFASVASVLGMLILTLTAAIPQLHPSPCGTDSSKCVGPTAGQLTFLLSGFGFLVIGASGIRPCNLAFGADQFNPNTESGRKGTNSFFNWYYFTFTFAVMVSLTIIVYVQSNISWAIGLAIPAFMMFLSCTVFFVGTRIYVMVLPQGSPLTSVVQVIVAASKKRKLALPDQPQKSLFDFMSPNSINSKLPYTDQFRFLNKAAIITPEDHINADGSAHNPWRLCSIQQVEEVKCIVSVVPIWIAGIIYYIVLNLMQTYAVFQAMQADRRLGNTSFKIPAASYTIFQMLSLTAWIPIYDRIIVPYLRKITKKEDGITVLQKMGVGMVIAVATMVVSALVENWRRTVALTKSTIGVVAQKGNISSLSAFWLIPQMALAGLSEAFTIVAQVEFFYKQFPESMRSFGGSFLFCGVAICSYFSSFMISIVHKETRNASGIDWLAEDLNKGRLDYFYYLVTALEVLNLGYFLICAKWYKYKGTQGKSSNGDVAMEDLSSRAHMV; encoded by the exons atgggaatcAAGTCACCAATGGATGATACTAAGTTGAAGGAGAAAGATACTTGTGTCAAGAAGGATAAAGTCGATACTGGTGTCAAGAAGGATGAAGTCAAGTACAGAGGAATCAAAGCTATGCCTTTCATCATAG GAAATGAAACGTTCGAGAAGCTGGGAACAGTCGGAACTATATCCAATATGTTGGTGTATCTGACGACTGTCTTTAACATGAGTACTATTGGTGCAACAAATCTCATTAACATCTTCTATGGTACCTGCAATTTTGGTACCTTGATTGGAGCTTTCTTCTCAGACACTTACTTCGGCCGATACAACACTATAGGCTTTGCTTCAGTAGCTTCCGTCTTG GGAATGCTCATATTGACGCTAACTGCAGCGATTCCTCAGTTGCATCCCTCTCCTTGCGGAACAGACAGCAGCAAATGTGTTGGACCGACGGCAGGGCAACTAACTTTCCTGTTGAGTGGATTCGGATTCCTAGTGATTGGAGCTAGTGGCATAAGACCATGTAATTTGGCCTTTGGTGCAGACCAGTTTAATCCCAATACAGAGTCCGGTAGAAAGGGAACCAATAGTTTCTTCAATTGGTATTATTTCACCTTTACATTTGCCGTGATGGTATCCTTGACAATCATTGTCTACGTGCAATCCAATATCAGTTGGGCTATCGGATTGGCAATTCCTGCATTCATGATGTTCTTATCCTGCACTGTCTTCTTCGTGGGTACGAGAATATATGTGATGGTACTGCCACAGGGCAGTCCCTTGACTAGCGTGGTACAAGTGATTGTTGCTGCAAGCAAAAAGAGGAAATTGGCTTTGCCGGATCAACCACAGAAGTCTCTCTTTGATTTCATGTCTCCCAATTCAATCAACTCTAAGCTTCCTTACACAGATCAGTTCAG GTTCCTGAACAAAGCAGCAATCATAACCCCTGAAGATCATATCAACGCGGATGGTTCAGCACACAATCCATGGAGGCTTTGCAGCATCCAGCAGGTGGAAGAAGTGAAATGCATAGTCAGTGTGGTTCCCATATGGATTGCTGGAATTATATACTATATAGTGCTGAACTTGATGCAGACTTATGCAGTTTTCCAGGCCATGCAAGCTGATAGACGCCTTGGAAATACCAGCTTCAAAATCCCAGCAGCATCTTACACAATTTTTCAGATGTTGAGCCTCACAGCATGGATTCCAATATATGATAGGATCATTGTTCCGTATCTTCGTAAAATCACCAAGAAAGAAGACGGTATAACTGTCCTCCAAAAGATGGGTGTTGGCATGGTAATTGCAGTGGCTACCATGGTGGTATCTGCTCTAGTGGAAAACTGGAGAAGAACTGTGGCTCTTACTAAGTCAACCATAGGAGTCGTAGCGCAAAAAGGCAACATTTCTTCCTTGAGTGCTTTTTGGTTAATCCCTCAAATGGCACTAGCAGGGCTTTCAGAAGCATTTACCATCGTTGCTCAAGTTGAATTTTTCTATAAGCAGTTCCCCGAGAGCATGAGAAGTTTTGGAGGGTCATTTTTGTTTTGTGGTGTTGCAATATGTAGTTATTTTAGCAGCTTCATGATATCAATAGTCCACAAAGAGACCAGAAATGCATCCGGAATAGACTGGTTGGCTGAAGATCTCAACAAGGGAAGATTGGATTACTTCTATTACCTGGTTACTGCTTTGGAAGTTCTCAATCTAGGATACTTTCTAATTTGTGctaagtggtacaagtacaaaggAACACAAGGCAAGAGCAGTAATGGTGATGTTGCCATGGAAGATTTAAGCTCCAGAGCACATATGGTTTAA